From the Caloramator mitchellensis genome, the window GGGATATAAGATTTAGAAACTTTTACAGAGCGGGATTCTTCGTTCCAAACTTAATAGGTGGGCTTGTATTAGGATATATCTGGCAGTTCATATTTAAAAGCGTAATACCTGCGATTGGAGGATTGCTTGGAATAGAGAAACTTCAAAACCTGCTTATATTGTCAAACCCTGATTTAACTTTATTCGGATTAGTATTAGCATTCACATGGCAATATGCTGGGTATATAATGATGATTTATGTAGCAGCATTGCTCAATGTTCCACAGGAACTTTTAGAGGCTGCGGCAATAGACGGAGCAAACTTCTGGCAAAGATTAAAGGCGATAACAATCCCTATGATAGCTCATGCCTTTACAATAACGACCTTCTTAACGCTTGTAAATTCATTTAAGCAGTATGATATAATAGTTGCCCTGACAAATGGTGGGCCAACAGATATGTATAAGGGGCAGGTTGTAAATTCAACGGAACTACTTGCAATGCACATATACAA encodes:
- a CDS encoding carbohydrate ABC transporter permease, with amino-acid sequence MKKRLNDNAVFWLFVAPALFAFVMVVIIPFFMGIYYSMTDWTAVAGLKPNWVGFKNYKAMFSDIAIRYSFIRTFLFTLLSVVSINIVALTFAVLVTRDIRFRNFYRAGFFVPNLIGGLVLGYIWQFIFKSVIPAIGGLLGIEKLQNLLILSNPDLTLFGLVLAFTWQYAGYIMMIYVAALLNVPQELLEAAAIDGANFWQRLKAITIPMIAHAFTITTFLTLVNSFKQYDIIVALTNGGPTDMYKGQVVNSTELLAMHIYNVAFKYNRMAEGQARAIIFFLVLSVISIAQVYYNKKSEVEM